The Panicum virgatum strain AP13 chromosome 5K, P.virgatum_v5, whole genome shotgun sequence genome has a window encoding:
- the LOC120707481 gene encoding transcription repressor OFP3-like encodes MHTPFVDKSPRRRDSAGGRLKQRLAQILTRSSCTTNTTSAGAGACASATAGTAFVSLARAGADSSPRQQEAPPSPYFCTPCTYERPTAEGLLPRRSRRRTRSASLVHISVDCTGGNAAASGRRSFHSDAPLLQRLSVPARDVVGKRGKGGAGGKPAARSPSASRRHLSSSSSSWGRARRPRSTPAPYSWSPSSASSATDDEVAPFSSCDGEAGGEEAETRTLFSSLSLSSDSSEFYRSSTRKSHRSTTARRAPRRAPPRSTGEAAPADGAFRPLVSVETRKHRGFDGRKKKGEEGVSVKKPMGAAAEETKTTGGAGMAVVKRSSNPYLDFRSSMVEMVVERRIGSVGRMEELLGSYLSLNSPRHHPAILAAFEDVWEAVFGEE; translated from the coding sequence ATGCACACGCCGTTCGTGGACAAgagcccccgccgccgggacagcgccggcggccgcctgaAGCAGCGGCTCGCGCAGATCCTCACGCGCTCCTCCTGCACCACCAACACCacgtccgccggcgccggcgcctgcgCCAGCGCCACCGCGGGAACGGCCTTCGTGAGCCTCGCCCGGGCCGGCGCCGACTCCTCCCCCCGCCAGCAGGAAGCGCCGCCCTCCCCGTACTTCTGCACCCCCTGCACCTACGAGCGGCCCACGGCCGAgggcctcctcccgcgccgcagccgccgccgcacccggaGCGCGTCGCTCGTCCACATATCCGTGGACTGCACCGGCGGCAACGCGGCCGCCTCTGGCCGGCGCTCGTTCCACTCCGacgcgccgctgctgcagcgctTGTCGGTGCCGGCGAGGGACGTCGTCGGGAAGCGGGGCAAGGGCGGCGCCGGGGGCAAGCCCGCGGCGCGGTCCCCGTCGGCGTCGCGTCGGCacctgtcgtcgtcgtcctcgtcctggggccgcgcgcggcggccccggaGCACGCCCGCGCCGTACAGCTGGtcgccctcctccgcctcctccgcgacGGACGACGAGGTCGCGCCGTTCAGCAGCTGCGAcggggaggcgggcggcgaggaggccgagaCGAGGACGCTCTTCTCGTCCCTCAGCCTCTCGTCGGACTCCTCCGAGTTCTACCGCAGCAGCACGAGGAAGAGCCACAGGAGCACGAcggctcgccgcgcgccgcgccgcgcgccgccaagAAGTACCGGCGAGGCAGCCCCAGCCGACGGCGCCTTCCGGCCGCTGGTGTCGGTGGAGACGAGGAAGCACAGGGGGTTcgacgggaggaagaagaagggagaggagggggtgagcgtCAAGAAGCCGatgggcgccgcggcggaggagacgaAGACAACCGGCGGCGCGGGCATGGCGGTGGTGAAGCGCTCGAGCAACCCGTACCTGGACTTCCGTAGCTCGATGGTGGAGATGGTGGTGGAGCGGCGCATCGGCAGCGTGGGGCGGATGGAGGAGCTCCTGGGGTCGTACCTCTCGCTCAACTCCCCGCGCCACCACccggccatcctcgccgccTTCGAGGACGTCTGGGAGGCCGTCTTCGGCGAGGAGTGA